One region of Hymenobacter sediminicola genomic DNA includes:
- a CDS encoding S8 family peptidase — MRTTTLSAALLAVLLASCQQQTDEQLAPQPELEPTTALTSQQLDEQIMSRLRETGKYDWNQATAHVVWSALTRSDYVLSVGYRPVGHSGALPDDAASNPAWQQARAQVLALILTEEQKAHPELTAETLVAYQENVLPVLDVTVRELSTIKALRASGLVRYAEPMGYEPNRPDANKGAAALSSSGCGSNTATAGLVAGSDYTVLTGGSKSSWNQADQYHGIRSAWNQSTGRGVKVLIIDSGCSDAQENLGSAFNQGQSTGRTIERLVTMPRNSIFGIPYGDAETPNDGCGHGTSMAGACAAPRGTDGASVGIAYNANLITVRAAEDVFLDASREVKGVSDAYILAGNRADVRIISMSMGRLTSSSQMLDAIRYAYSRGKLIFCAAGTSFDWSAGIVGVIYPASLPEAVAVTGVKDNLTTRCDECHTGSDVEFTVVMQRTSIDRRPLTLAMSGDAPSTVGGSSVATSSMAGMTAVVWAKYPTETRAQILSRLVAASSNRNARSSSFGWGRVNVAAAVGALPL, encoded by the coding sequence ATGCGTACCACTACCCTTTCTGCCGCCCTCCTGGCGGTGTTGCTGGCCAGCTGCCAGCAACAGACCGATGAGCAGCTCGCGCCTCAGCCCGAACTGGAGCCGACCACAGCCCTCACCAGCCAGCAGCTCGATGAGCAGATCATGAGCCGCCTGCGCGAAACCGGCAAATACGACTGGAACCAGGCCACGGCCCACGTCGTCTGGAGTGCCCTTACCCGCTCCGACTATGTGCTGTCTGTGGGCTACCGGCCCGTGGGCCACAGCGGTGCCTTGCCGGATGATGCGGCCTCGAATCCGGCCTGGCAACAAGCCCGTGCCCAGGTACTGGCCCTTATTCTGACTGAGGAGCAGAAAGCACATCCCGAACTGACGGCCGAAACGCTGGTCGCATATCAGGAAAATGTGCTGCCTGTGCTCGACGTGACGGTGCGGGAGCTAAGTACGATTAAAGCGCTGCGGGCTTCCGGGCTGGTGCGCTACGCCGAACCCATGGGCTACGAGCCCAACCGCCCCGATGCAAACAAAGGCGCAGCGGCTCTTAGTAGCAGCGGCTGCGGCAGCAACACGGCCACGGCGGGCCTCGTGGCCGGTTCCGACTACACGGTGCTCACTGGCGGCAGTAAGTCGTCGTGGAACCAGGCCGACCAGTACCACGGCATCCGCTCGGCCTGGAACCAGAGCACCGGCCGCGGCGTGAAGGTGCTCATCATCGACTCGGGCTGCTCTGATGCGCAGGAAAATCTGGGGTCGGCCTTCAACCAGGGCCAGAGCACCGGCCGCACCATTGAACGCCTCGTGACCATGCCCCGCAACAGCATTTTTGGCATTCCGTACGGCGACGCCGAAACGCCCAACGACGGCTGCGGCCACGGTACTAGTATGGCCGGGGCCTGCGCCGCGCCGCGCGGCACCGATGGCGCATCTGTTGGTATTGCCTACAACGCCAACCTCATTACGGTGCGCGCCGCCGAAGACGTGTTTCTGGATGCCAGCCGCGAGGTAAAAGGCGTGTCGGATGCCTACATTCTGGCCGGCAACCGTGCTGACGTGCGTATCATCAGCATGAGTATGGGTCGCCTGACCAGCTCGTCGCAGATGCTAGACGCTATCCGCTATGCCTACAGCCGGGGCAAACTCATCTTCTGCGCCGCCGGCACGTCCTTCGACTGGTCGGCGGGCATTGTGGGCGTCATCTACCCCGCTTCGCTGCCCGAAGCCGTGGCCGTGACAGGCGTGAAAGACAACCTCACCACCCGCTGCGACGAGTGCCATACTGGCTCCGATGTGGAGTTTACCGTGGTCATGCAGCGCACTAGCATAGACCGGCGGCCTCTCACGCTGGCTATGTCCGGTGATGCGCCCAGCACCGTGGGCGGCTCCAGCGTGGCCACCAGCAGCATGGCCGGCATGACTGCCGTGGTATGGGCCAAATACCCCACCGAAACGCGCGCCCAGATACTAAGCCGCCTCGTGGCCGCCAGCTCCAACCGCAATGCCCGCAGCAGCAGCTTCGGCTGGGGCCGCGTGAATGTGGCCGCTGCCGTGGGAGCCCTGCCGCTGTAG
- a CDS encoding KUP/HAK/KT family potassium transporter produces the protein MDAKHSHTAISTAGLLIALGIIYGDIGTSPLYVMKAIVPERITPMLVYGGISCVFWTLTLQTTIKYVLLTLNADNNGEGGIFSLYALVRRRGPWLSAVAIIGGSALLADGVITPPISVSSAIEGLEAVYPGIPTVPIVIGIIAGLFLLQSFGTQIVGKAFGPIMLVWFSMLAVLGIHGVMMHPEILKALNPYYAYDLLVNYPGGFWLLGAVFLCTTGAEALYSDLGHCGKGNIRISWIFVKTCLVLNYMGQGGWLIAHQGEMLNKRNPFYELMPEWFLLIGISIATIAAIIASQALITGSFTLVAEAIRLNMWPKVKLNYPTDVKGQLYVPSMNRLLLFGCIGVVLYFQRSENMEAAYGLAITLTMLMTTLLLTMWLYSKKVPLAAIALFVVVYGAIEASFLIANLIKFPHGGWVSLAIGATLVSVMYVWLRAFYIKRRLTEFVKIDPYMDALKELSDDDTVPKYATHLVFMTSAERASEIESKIIYSIFQKRPKRADIYWFVHVDTTDEPYTMEYKVHELAPDDAFRITFRLGFRVEQRINLYFRKVVEDLVRNKEVDITSRYESLSKQHVTGDFRFVVLEKFLSVENEFPWVEKLVMQAYFYIKQFIASEDKYFGLDTSSVKVEKVPLVITPVRDVALKRVL, from the coding sequence ATGGACGCCAAACACTCGCACACGGCTATTTCTACGGCCGGTCTGCTTATTGCCCTCGGCATCATTTACGGGGATATCGGGACCTCGCCGCTCTACGTAATGAAGGCCATCGTGCCGGAGCGCATCACCCCGATGCTGGTGTATGGCGGCATCTCCTGCGTGTTCTGGACGCTCACGCTCCAGACCACCATCAAATATGTACTGCTGACGCTCAACGCCGATAACAACGGGGAAGGCGGCATTTTCTCACTTTATGCTCTGGTGCGGCGGCGCGGCCCCTGGCTCTCGGCCGTAGCCATCATCGGCGGCTCAGCCCTGCTGGCCGATGGGGTCATTACGCCGCCTATTTCCGTGTCCTCGGCTATTGAGGGGCTGGAGGCCGTGTACCCGGGTATCCCTACGGTACCTATCGTTATTGGCATTATTGCGGGGCTGTTTCTGCTGCAGAGTTTCGGCACTCAGATTGTGGGCAAGGCCTTCGGGCCCATCATGCTCGTCTGGTTTTCGATGCTGGCGGTGCTGGGCATCCACGGCGTTATGATGCACCCGGAGATTCTGAAAGCACTGAACCCCTACTACGCCTACGATTTGCTGGTGAACTACCCCGGCGGATTCTGGCTGTTGGGTGCGGTATTTCTGTGTACCACCGGGGCCGAGGCACTGTACTCCGACCTGGGCCACTGCGGCAAGGGTAACATTCGTATCAGCTGGATTTTCGTGAAAACCTGCTTGGTGCTCAACTACATGGGCCAGGGCGGCTGGCTGATTGCCCACCAAGGCGAAATGCTTAATAAGCGCAACCCGTTTTATGAGTTGATGCCGGAGTGGTTTCTACTCATCGGTATCAGCATTGCTACCATTGCGGCCATTATTGCCTCGCAGGCCCTTATTACGGGTTCGTTTACGTTGGTAGCCGAGGCCATCCGCCTGAACATGTGGCCCAAGGTGAAGCTGAACTACCCCACCGACGTGAAAGGCCAGCTTTACGTGCCCAGCATGAACCGGCTGCTATTATTCGGGTGCATAGGTGTGGTGCTGTATTTCCAGCGCTCCGAAAATATGGAAGCCGCCTACGGCCTGGCCATTACGCTGACGATGCTCATGACCACGCTGCTACTTACCATGTGGCTATACTCCAAAAAGGTGCCGCTGGCCGCTATTGCACTGTTTGTGGTGGTGTATGGCGCCATTGAAGCTTCCTTTTTGATAGCCAACCTCATCAAGTTTCCGCACGGCGGCTGGGTGTCGCTGGCCATTGGGGCTACGCTGGTAAGCGTGATGTACGTGTGGCTGCGGGCCTTCTACATCAAGCGGCGCCTCACAGAATTCGTCAAGATTGATCCGTACATGGATGCCCTCAAGGAGCTTTCCGACGATGACACAGTACCAAAGTACGCGACCCACCTCGTGTTCATGACTTCGGCCGAACGAGCATCAGAAATCGAGTCAAAAATCATATACTCCATCTTTCAGAAGCGCCCCAAGCGCGCCGATATCTACTGGTTCGTGCACGTCGACACTACCGACGAGCCGTACACGATGGAGTATAAGGTGCACGAACTAGCGCCCGATGATGCTTTCCGCATCACGTTCCGGCTGGGTTTCCGGGTAGAGCAGCGCATCAACCTGTACTTCCGCAAAGTGGTGGAAGACCTGGTGCGCAACAAGGAAGTGGACATTACCTCGCGGTATGAGTCGTTGAGCAAGCAGCACGTAACGGGTGACTTCCGCTTCGTGGTACTGGAAAAATTCCTTTCTGTCGAAAACGAGTTTCCGTGGGTTGAGAAGCTGGTGATGCAGGCGTACTTCTACATCAAGCAGTTCATTGCCTCCGAAGACAAGTATTTCGGCCTCGATACCAGCTCCGTGAAAGTGGAAAAAGTACCACTCGTCATCACGCCTGTGCGCGACGTAGCCCTGAAACGCGTATTGTAA
- a CDS encoding helix-turn-helix domain-containing protein → MTEKLHDEQRQQLRLALLESGLELLCSAKAVLIENTKAVIGEMLHDAAGLRKSKNSAYISHKLRYDYTYLATVFSEATGGTIEQYTIELRIEQAKQLLLQRQLSLTQIAHELNYSSVAHLSNQFKKVTGLTPTVFKQHNVNQGIIQESGNGVNRFCNCVSVVQNRGVSFVACR, encoded by the coding sequence TTGACCGAAAAACTGCACGACGAGCAACGCCAGCAACTACGGCTGGCGCTGCTGGAATCTGGACTGGAGTTGCTGTGCAGTGCCAAAGCTGTCTTGATAGAAAACACCAAAGCGGTTATCGGGGAAATGCTGCACGATGCTGCAGGACTACGAAAGTCCAAGAATTCGGCCTATATCAGCCACAAGCTCCGCTACGATTACACCTATCTGGCCACCGTATTTTCGGAGGCGACAGGTGGCACGATTGAACAGTACACGATTGAACTCCGGATTGAGCAGGCGAAACAACTGCTCCTACAACGGCAGCTCAGCTTAACGCAAATAGCGCACGAGCTGAACTATAGCAGCGTGGCCCATTTGTCTAATCAGTTTAAAAAGGTGACGGGGCTAACGCCTACAGTCTTCAAGCAGCACAACGTTAATCAGGGCATTATTCAGGAAAGTGGGAATGGTGTAAACAGGTTCTGCAATTGTGTAAGCGTTGTGCAAAACCGGGGGGTAAGCTTTGTAGCGTGCAGATAA